A stretch of the Bacteroidota bacterium genome encodes the following:
- a CDS encoding periplasmic heavy metal sensor yields the protein MNKNRLFITLIVLLLTANVVLLVFAFGDRRHHPPRHHGPKDKIVRRLNFDEKQAGQFEILIHEHRQALHAQDDSIMNLRRELYLALNTRDAVMSDSLLNELAKQQMRIERIHFLHFKSIRALCRPEQLPAFDSFVPELSSIFNRPGPPPPPPHER from the coding sequence ATGAATAAGAACCGGCTTTTTATTACCCTCATTGTACTGCTGCTTACTGCGAACGTGGTGCTGCTTGTGTTTGCCTTTGGCGACAGGCGCCACCACCCGCCGCGACACCACGGGCCAAAAGATAAAATTGTGCGCCGCCTGAATTTTGATGAAAAACAGGCCGGACAGTTTGAAATACTCATTCATGAGCACCGCCAGGCGTTGCATGCGCAGGACGATTCTATAATGAACCTGCGCCGCGAATTATACCTGGCACTGAACACACGTGATGCAGTGATGAGCGATTCGCTGCTGAACGAACTGGCAAAGCAGCAAATGCGCATTGAGCGCATTCACTTTCTGCATTTCAAAAGCATTCGCGCATTGTGCAGGCCCGAACAGTTGCCCGCCTTTGATTCGTTCGTACCCGAATTATCGTCGATATTCAACCGCCCCGGCCCGCCACCGCCGCCGCCGCACGAACGATGA
- a CDS encoding c-type cytochrome, whose product MRRSTVILCLLCAVIVAFRSWEPGPEWPAHFPKPVYDFRHNALRSETVQLGRALFYDPLLSASNAVSCASCHSQYNGFAHADHALSHGIYDSVGTRNAPALMNLAWQRSFMWDGAVNHLDVQALAPITHPKEMGETLPGVIKKLNASPLYPALFFAAFGDSAITGQRILLALSQFQLTLISSNSKYDSVKAGKATFNPQQARGYALFKTHCNTCHREPLFTTGAFSSNGLPVDTTLNDFGRGAITHRSSDSLQFKIPTLRNIEFTFPYMHDGRFTRLSQVLTHYTSGVVQHKNLPSSLQKPITLTPDEKVDLTAFLLTLTDKKFLYNPAFSYPKEIFTSPRRMPEISSSQQ is encoded by the coding sequence ATGAGGAGAAGCACGGTTATACTCTGCCTGCTATGCGCAGTGATTGTGGCTTTCCGCAGTTGGGAGCCGGGGCCTGAGTGGCCTGCACACTTTCCGAAGCCGGTGTATGATTTCAGGCACAATGCACTGCGCAGTGAAACCGTGCAGCTTGGCCGTGCGCTGTTTTACGACCCGCTTCTGTCGGCCAGCAATGCGGTGTCATGTGCCTCCTGCCACTCGCAGTACAATGGTTTTGCGCATGCCGACCATGCCCTGAGCCACGGCATTTATGATTCGGTTGGCACACGCAATGCACCTGCGCTGATGAACCTGGCCTGGCAGCGGAGTTTTATGTGGGATGGTGCGGTAAACCATCTCGACGTGCAGGCACTGGCACCCATTACACACCCGAAAGAAATGGGTGAAACGCTGCCGGGTGTAATAAAAAAGCTGAATGCTTCGCCGCTTTATCCCGCCTTGTTTTTTGCAGCTTTCGGCGATTCGGCCATAACCGGCCAGCGCATACTGCTTGCCCTTTCGCAGTTTCAGCTCACACTTATTTCGTCCAATTCGAAATACGACAGTGTGAAAGCCGGCAAAGCGACTTTCAATCCGCAGCAGGCGCGCGGCTATGCGCTGTTTAAAACACATTGCAACACGTGCCACCGCGAGCCGCTTTTTACCACCGGCGCATTCAGCAGCAACGGGCTTCCGGTTGACACCACACTTAACGATTTTGGCCGGGGCGCAATTACGCACCGCAGCAGCGATTCATTGCAATTTAAAATCCCCACACTGCGCAACATCGAGTTTACCTTTCCATACATGCACGACGGGCGATTTACGCGCCTTTCGCAAGTACTTACACATTACACATCGGGCGTCGTTCAGCATAAAAATCTTCCTTCATCACTCCAAAAACCAATAACACTCACACCTGACGAAAAAGTAGATCTCACCGCATTTCTCCTCACCCTTACCGATAAAAAATTCCTTTACAACCCAGCATTTTCCTATCCGAAAGAAATATTCACTTCTCCGCGAAGGATGCCAGAAATTTCATCGTCACAGCAATAA